A window from Flavobacterium gyeonganense encodes these proteins:
- a CDS encoding SDR family oxidoreductase, translating to MDLHLKGKIVVVSGSAGKEGSIGETIINRLADEGAIPVLVDRNSRGFGYAEAFQKKGIDSLFIQTDVTDPVQMEKAVAEIAKKYGRIDAVINNVGVNDGAGLDASYEEFMDSLKLNVVSYFLMVKYALPYLKESKGNVLNIGSKVALTGQGGTSGYAAAKGGVLGLTREWAVDLIQFGIRSNAIIIAESYTPAYEDWIKTLPDGETVLKKINKSIPFESRMTKTEEIADTALFIISDRSSHTTGQFVFVDGGYVHLDRALISDVN from the coding sequence ATGGATTTACATTTAAAAGGTAAAATTGTAGTCGTTTCAGGATCGGCTGGAAAAGAAGGAAGTATTGGTGAGACCATCATCAATCGATTAGCGGATGAAGGTGCTATTCCGGTTTTGGTTGACAGAAACAGCAGAGGCTTTGGTTATGCGGAAGCTTTTCAGAAAAAAGGAATCGATTCTTTGTTTATACAAACGGATGTGACTGATCCTGTCCAGATGGAAAAAGCAGTTGCTGAGATTGCGAAAAAATACGGCAGAATTGATGCTGTCATCAATAATGTTGGAGTTAATGATGGTGCAGGCTTAGATGCCAGTTATGAAGAATTCATGGATTCTTTAAAACTGAATGTGGTGAGTTACTTTTTAATGGTGAAATATGCACTTCCGTATCTAAAAGAATCAAAAGGAAATGTTTTAAATATTGGTTCAAAAGTAGCTCTTACAGGGCAGGGCGGAACTTCAGGTTACGCTGCTGCAAAAGGCGGCGTTCTTGGACTGACCAGAGAATGGGCAGTAGATTTGATTCAGTTCGGAATCCGATCGAATGCTATTATTATTGCAGAAAGTTATACTCCGGCTTATGAGGACTGGATCAAAACATTACCGGATGGCGAAACAGTTTTGAAAAAAATCAATAAAAGTATTCCGTTTGAAAGCAGAATGACCAAAACAGAAGAAATTGCAGACACTGCGTTATTTATAATTTCAGATCGTTCTTCTCACACTACAGGACAATTTGTTTTTGTTGATGGAGGTTATGTACACTTAGATCGTGCTTTAATCAGTGATGTAAATTAA
- a CDS encoding ABC transporter substrate-binding protein → MKKLKGITWNHTRGLLPMVATAQRFTELNPDIEISWEKRSLQEFADASIEDLAKRFDLLVIDHPWTGFGAYTKTILPLSDHLSAEYIKDQEINTVGKSYGSYVFHNKLWALPIDAATPVAAARLDILEKQELKVPQTYDDLLALAKKGLVAFAGIPVDSLMTFYSFCCSLGEAPFQSQEKVISVETGKKALQMHRELAQLMDPANFNRNPIQVYEAMVNTDEIAYCPFAYGYSNYSRSGYSKNLLHFYDLVKLNDKPMISSLGGTGLAVSSFSQHITEAIKYAEFTGSSQVQQNIFSDNGGQPGHLQAWKNDRINGITHDYFKNTLPALERAFLRPRYSGHMYFQDHAGDVVRDYLMNAGNEEQVLQVMDALYVKSLNL, encoded by the coding sequence ATGAAAAAACTAAAAGGGATTACGTGGAACCACACCAGAGGATTATTGCCAATGGTTGCCACAGCTCAACGTTTTACAGAGTTGAATCCTGATATAGAAATAAGTTGGGAGAAAAGAAGTTTACAGGAATTTGCAGATGCTTCTATTGAAGACTTAGCCAAAAGATTTGACCTGCTTGTTATTGACCATCCCTGGACAGGATTTGGTGCCTATACCAAAACAATTTTGCCTTTATCAGATCATCTTTCTGCAGAATATATAAAAGATCAGGAAATCAATACCGTTGGGAAGTCATACGGCAGTTACGTTTTTCACAACAAATTATGGGCATTACCAATAGATGCAGCAACTCCGGTAGCAGCAGCAAGGTTAGATATTTTAGAAAAACAGGAATTAAAAGTCCCACAGACCTATGACGATTTATTGGCATTAGCCAAAAAGGGATTAGTTGCCTTTGCAGGAATTCCGGTAGATTCGCTTATGACTTTTTACTCTTTTTGCTGCAGTTTAGGTGAAGCTCCTTTTCAGTCTCAGGAAAAAGTAATTTCTGTGGAAACAGGAAAAAAAGCTTTGCAGATGCATCGCGAACTGGCTCAATTAATGGATCCGGCAAATTTCAATCGCAATCCGATTCAGGTATATGAAGCTATGGTCAATACTGATGAAATTGCTTACTGCCCTTTTGCGTACGGCTATTCTAATTATTCGAGAAGTGGTTACAGCAAAAATCTGCTTCACTTTTATGACTTAGTTAAATTGAATGATAAACCAATGATCAGCTCTTTAGGCGGAACCGGATTAGCAGTTTCATCCTTTAGCCAGCATATTACTGAAGCTATTAAATATGCTGAATTTACAGGATCATCACAGGTACAGCAAAATATTTTTTCAGATAATGGCGGACAGCCTGGACATTTACAAGCTTGGAAAAATGACCGCATCAATGGTATAACACATGATTATTTTAAAAATACATTACCGGCTTTAGAAAGAGCATTTTTAAGACCAAGATACTCCGGACACATGTATTTTCAGGATCATGCAGGCGATGTCGTTCGTGATTATTTAATGAATGCCGGTAACGAAGAACAAGTTTTACAAGTAATGGATGCACTTTACGTAAAATCTTTAAACTTATAA
- a CDS encoding CaiB/BaiF CoA transferase family protein: protein MKPLEGLVVLEFCQFLAGPSAGLKLADLGARVVKIERPVKGEACRQLSIKDLFVDDSSLLFHTINRNKESFAADLKNTDDLILVKKLIAKADIMTHNFRPGVMEKIGLDFKTTLNINPKIIYGTITGYGDKGPWANKPGQDLLLQSLSGLSWLSGRKSQGPVPFGLAVADLICGNHFVQGILAALLKRAKTGKGVLVEVSLLESVLDVQFEAITSYLNDGGQQPQRSDVKGSAHAFLSAPYGVYQTQDGYISLAMGDLLFIGSVLEIDFQKYTDKHKWFSERDEIRAILAEKLNTQTADYWSNLLQKQGIWCGKVLNYQELDNQSFVNELQLKQTVQNSAGETLVTTRSPIQLDGKILTSTKAAPKVGEDNVTIHEQFLN from the coding sequence ATGAAACCATTAGAAGGATTAGTTGTTTTAGAGTTTTGCCAGTTTTTGGCAGGACCTTCTGCTGGATTAAAACTGGCTGATTTAGGAGCAAGGGTTGTAAAAATCGAGCGTCCTGTAAAAGGTGAGGCTTGCCGTCAGTTGAGTATCAAAGATCTTTTTGTTGATGATAGCAGTTTGTTATTTCATACAATAAATAGAAATAAAGAATCCTTTGCAGCTGATCTTAAAAATACTGATGATTTGATTTTGGTAAAAAAACTAATTGCCAAGGCAGATATTATGACCCATAATTTCCGTCCGGGTGTTATGGAAAAAATCGGACTGGATTTTAAAACAACTTTAAATATTAATCCCAAAATAATTTACGGAACTATAACCGGTTACGGAGATAAAGGCCCCTGGGCAAATAAACCGGGACAGGATTTATTGCTTCAATCACTTTCCGGATTAAGCTGGTTAAGCGGTCGAAAAAGTCAGGGACCAGTTCCGTTTGGTCTGGCTGTAGCCGATTTAATATGCGGAAATCATTTCGTTCAGGGAATTTTAGCTGCGTTATTGAAAAGAGCCAAAACCGGAAAAGGTGTTTTGGTCGAAGTTAGTTTACTGGAATCGGTTTTAGATGTTCAGTTCGAAGCCATTACTTCTTACTTAAATGATGGTGGACAACAGCCACAAAGAAGTGATGTTAAAGGAAGCGCTCATGCTTTTCTCAGTGCACCTTATGGTGTTTATCAAACTCAGGACGGTTACATTTCTCTGGCAATGGGCGATTTACTTTTTATTGGAAGTGTTTTGGAAATCGATTTCCAAAAATATACTGATAAACACAAATGGTTTTCTGAAAGAGATGAAATCAGAGCAATTTTAGCGGAAAAGCTGAATACTCAAACAGCAGATTATTGGTCGAATTTATTGCAGAAACAAGGAATCTGGTGTGGCAAAGTACTTAATTACCAGGAATTGGACAACCAGTCCTTTGTTAATGAACTTCAATTGAAACAAACGGTACAAAATTCAGCAGGAGAAACATTGGTTACGACCAGAAGCCCAATTCAACTGGATGGTAAAATTTTAACCAGTACCAAAGCAGCGCCTAAAGTGGGCGAAGATAATGTAACAATACACGAACAATTTTTAAACTAG
- a CDS encoding zinc-binding alcohol dehydrogenase family protein, whose translation MKYIVCEKPQEFLIKEKPMPEPKEGEVLLKIRRIGVCGTDIHAFGGTQPYFEYPRILGHELAAEYIKGNAKGFEPGDKVTFIPYFSCGTCVACRNGLTNCCANIKVFGVHIDGGMAEYVTIPEQYLLHGQGLDYDELALVEPLAIAAHGVRRAAVKATDTVLVMGAGPIGLGLIQFAKIAGAKVIVMDINEYRLNFCKEALQADETINPLHDDVAAKLAELTNGDMANVVIDATGNQKVMNSAFNYISHGGRFVLVGLQKGELSFSHPDFHKRESTLMSSRNATIEDFEYVMKCLKEGKIDPKKYITHRADFEDMISEFGKWIDPKNNTIKAIIELN comes from the coding sequence ATGAAATATATTGTTTGCGAAAAACCGCAGGAGTTTCTAATCAAAGAAAAACCAATGCCGGAACCAAAAGAGGGAGAAGTACTTTTGAAAATTAGAAGAATAGGAGTTTGCGGAACCGATATTCACGCTTTTGGAGGAACACAGCCTTATTTTGAATACCCAAGAATTTTAGGCCATGAACTGGCTGCTGAATATATAAAAGGAAATGCCAAAGGTTTCGAGCCGGGCGATAAAGTAACGTTTATTCCTTATTTCAGCTGCGGAACATGTGTTGCCTGTCGAAATGGTCTGACTAATTGTTGTGCCAATATCAAAGTCTTCGGCGTGCATATTGACGGCGGAATGGCCGAGTATGTTACGATTCCGGAGCAGTATTTATTGCACGGACAAGGTTTGGATTATGACGAACTGGCTTTGGTTGAACCATTAGCAATTGCAGCACACGGAGTAAGAAGAGCGGCTGTAAAAGCAACCGATACCGTTTTGGTAATGGGTGCAGGGCCCATTGGATTAGGATTGATTCAGTTTGCGAAAATTGCGGGAGCCAAAGTGATTGTGATGGATATCAACGAATACCGTCTTAACTTTTGCAAAGAAGCACTTCAGGCTGATGAAACTATCAATCCTTTGCATGATGATGTAGCTGCAAAATTGGCTGAACTGACCAATGGAGATATGGCAAATGTTGTCATTGATGCTACCGGAAATCAAAAGGTGATGAACAGTGCTTTCAATTATATTTCGCATGGTGGAAGATTTGTTTTAGTCGGACTTCAAAAAGGAGAATTGAGTTTCAGTCATCCGGATTTCCATAAAAGAGAATCTACTTTGATGAGTAGCAGAAACGCGACCATCGAAGATTTTGAATATGTAATGAAATGTCTGAAAGAAGGTAAAATCGATCCAAAAAAATACATTACACACAGAGCTGATTTTGAGGATATGATCAGTGAATTTGGAAAATGGATTGATCCGAAAAACAATACTATCAAAGCAATTATAGAATTAAATTAA
- a CDS encoding SDR family NAD(P)-dependent oxidoreductase, producing the protein MFSLQNKKAVITGGGSGIGRAIATLFAKQGAEIHIIDLTIESAQDAVADIEQLGGKVFSYACNVVNQKEVVDTFEKIGNIHILINNAGIAHVGKVDTTLEIDFQRVMDVNVKGVYNCLYAAIPQFRLSKGGVVLNMASIASWVGIQDRFAYSTAKGAVMAMTLSVARDYIDEGIRCNSISPARVHTPFVDGFINKNYPGKEAEIFEKLSKSQPIGRMGQPDEIAALALYLCSDEAGFITGSDYPIDGGFIKLNN; encoded by the coding sequence ATGTTTTCATTACAAAATAAAAAAGCCGTCATAACCGGCGGAGGAAGTGGAATAGGAAGGGCTATTGCAACTTTGTTTGCGAAACAAGGAGCAGAAATTCACATCATTGATTTAACTATTGAAAGTGCTCAGGATGCAGTTGCTGATATTGAGCAATTGGGTGGAAAAGTATTTTCATATGCGTGCAATGTAGTAAATCAGAAAGAGGTAGTCGATACATTTGAAAAAATTGGAAATATCCATATTTTGATTAATAATGCCGGTATTGCACATGTGGGAAAAGTAGACACAACTTTGGAAATCGATTTCCAAAGAGTGATGGATGTAAATGTAAAAGGCGTTTACAACTGTTTGTATGCAGCAATTCCGCAATTCAGATTATCAAAAGGAGGTGTTGTTTTGAACATGGCTTCTATAGCATCATGGGTCGGTATTCAGGATCGTTTCGCTTATTCAACTGCTAAAGGAGCTGTAATGGCAATGACTTTATCAGTGGCGAGAGATTACATAGATGAAGGGATTCGCTGTAATTCGATTTCACCGGCAAGGGTGCATACACCTTTTGTAGACGGATTTATCAATAAAAATTATCCGGGCAAAGAAGCTGAAATTTTTGAAAAACTGTCTAAGTCGCAACCAATCGGACGTATGGGACAACCGGACGAAATTGCTGCCTTAGCCCTTTACTTATGCAGTGATGAAGCAGGATTTATTACGGGAAGTGATTATCCTATCGATGGAGGATTTATAAAATTAAATAACTAA
- a CDS encoding fumarylacetoacetate hydrolase family protein, with protein sequence MKLIRFGAAGQEKPGVIIGEKRYDVSSIVTDFNEAFFEDNGLEKLKKALESNPTLPEVSADVRLGSPVARPSKIICIGLNYVDHCHETGAPIPTEPIIFFKSTTSLCGPNDDLVIPKNSEKTDWEIELAFVVGKKASYVEEAEALDYVAGYALLNDYSERAFQIEMGGQWAKGKGCDTFAPLGPFLATQDEIADVNNLPMWLTVNGKKFQNSNTSNLVFKIPFLVHYLSQFMTLLPGDIISTGTPPGVGLGIKPDPIYIKPGDVIELGMDGLGSSKQVAKAYSK encoded by the coding sequence ATGAAATTAATACGTTTTGGAGCAGCCGGACAAGAAAAACCGGGAGTTATTATTGGAGAAAAAAGATATGATGTTTCTTCCATTGTAACGGATTTTAACGAAGCTTTTTTCGAAGATAATGGGTTGGAAAAATTAAAAAAAGCATTAGAAAGTAATCCAACATTACCGGAAGTGAGTGCAGATGTTCGTTTGGGATCTCCGGTTGCGAGACCTTCAAAAATAATCTGTATCGGATTAAATTATGTAGATCACTGTCATGAAACAGGTGCTCCAATTCCAACAGAACCAATTATCTTTTTTAAATCAACGACTTCTTTATGCGGTCCGAATGATGATTTGGTTATCCCAAAAAACAGTGAAAAAACAGACTGGGAAATCGAATTGGCATTTGTAGTGGGTAAAAAAGCGAGTTATGTAGAAGAAGCAGAAGCTTTGGATTATGTTGCAGGATACGCTTTATTGAATGATTACAGTGAAAGAGCATTTCAAATCGAAATGGGCGGACAATGGGCAAAAGGAAAAGGTTGTGATACTTTCGCACCTCTTGGACCGTTTTTGGCTACGCAGGACGAAATTGCCGATGTGAATAATTTACCAATGTGGTTAACAGTTAACGGAAAGAAATTCCAAAACAGTAATACTTCTAATCTGGTTTTCAAAATTCCATTTTTAGTGCATTACCTAAGTCAGTTTATGACTTTGCTTCCTGGCGATATCATTAGTACAGGAACACCTCCGGGAGTTGGATTAGGAATTAAGCCGGATCCAATCTATATCAAACCGGGTGACGTTATCGAATTGGGTATGGACGGTTTGGGTTCAAGTAAACAAGTAGCTAAAGCTTATTCTAAATAA
- a CDS encoding Gfo/Idh/MocA family protein, whose translation MNIPYKPLLPETTQPIIIIGASGIVKDAHLPAYKMAGFSVFGITNRTVAKAHAMAEEFGIPNVFENVADAVKNAPSNAVYDITVLPDQYIEILEQLPDGAAVLIQKPMGNDLAQAKEIVAVCERKKLVAAINFQLRFASFVSAARYMINQGIIGDLYDLEFKVTVNTPWELFPLIKEHPRLEILFHSVHYIDCIRSFMGNPKGVYAKTTNHPLKKLSSCRSSIILDYGNSMRVVINTNHDHHFGPKHEESYIKWEGTKGAIKAKMGLLMNYPDGMPDEFEVALEKDGNYEWEKINLEGSWFPEAFIGTMSNLMRFKEGSDAKLLASVQDVLDTMKVVEACYISNQKGAIPLNDL comes from the coding sequence ATGAATATTCCATATAAACCTTTATTGCCCGAAACAACGCAGCCGATTATTATTATTGGTGCAAGTGGCATTGTAAAAGATGCTCATTTGCCTGCTTATAAAATGGCTGGCTTTTCCGTTTTTGGAATTACAAACAGAACGGTAGCAAAAGCACACGCAATGGCTGAAGAATTTGGCATTCCGAATGTTTTTGAAAACGTAGCCGATGCTGTAAAAAATGCTCCTTCGAATGCTGTTTATGATATTACGGTATTACCTGATCAATACATCGAAATATTAGAACAATTGCCAGATGGTGCTGCAGTTTTGATTCAGAAGCCAATGGGAAATGATTTGGCGCAGGCCAAAGAAATTGTAGCTGTTTGCGAAAGAAAAAAATTAGTAGCAGCGATTAATTTTCAGTTGCGTTTTGCCTCTTTTGTCAGTGCAGCACGATACATGATTAATCAGGGAATTATTGGCGATTTGTATGATTTAGAATTTAAAGTTACGGTAAATACACCTTGGGAATTGTTTCCGCTGATTAAGGAACATCCAAGATTGGAAATTCTTTTTCACAGTGTGCATTATATTGACTGCATTCGTTCCTTTATGGGAAATCCAAAAGGAGTCTATGCAAAAACAACCAATCATCCTTTAAAGAAATTATCATCTTGCCGTTCTTCGATTATTTTGGATTATGGCAATTCGATGCGTGTGGTTATCAATACCAATCACGACCATCATTTTGGTCCAAAACACGAAGAAAGCTACATCAAATGGGAAGGAACAAAAGGAGCAATCAAAGCCAAAATGGGTTTATTGATGAATTACCCTGACGGTATGCCGGACGAATTTGAAGTTGCTTTAGAAAAGGATGGGAACTACGAATGGGAAAAAATCAATCTGGAAGGTTCCTGGTTCCCGGAAGCCTTCATTGGTACCATGTCAAACCTAATGCGTTTTAAAGAAGGGTCTGATGCTAAATTATTAGCAAGTGTTCAGGATGTTCTCGACACTATGAAAGTTGTCGAAGCCTGCTATATCAGTAATCAAAAAGGAGCAATTCCACTAAATGACTTGTAA
- a CDS encoding extracellular solute-binding protein, giving the protein MEKIRIAVRKFDPFESTLQKLWDLFCLQNNIQIEAEMVPLELHDLYETTITKKGLKEGKWDIAHLNTDWIYDAVHEKAVLDLYSFIAANPPENYPYGWHKSLLKLQQLDNGTYGLPFHDGPECLIYRKDLFEDQNEQETFKKQYGYELSTPKTWKEFVEIASFFNRPEENLYGCIFANYPDGHNMVFDFCLQLWTRGGSLINHKNQISVLSKAAIEALDFYRKMVNDPTAVHPKSKEFDSVQAGLAFAKEEAAMAINWFGFASMAQVIEESKVKGKIDITSLPSDPNHKTASLNVYWLYTIGSGSKHKKLAYDFLRFATTSESDKLLTKEGGIGCRKSTWKDEEINALIPFYHKLEMLHENAFTLPQTPIWPKVCEFIDHMILKAINSDIPSAQLLEETHNNIQKIE; this is encoded by the coding sequence ATGGAGAAAATAAGAATTGCTGTCCGGAAATTTGATCCTTTTGAAAGTACACTTCAAAAGCTGTGGGATTTATTCTGCCTTCAAAACAATATTCAAATTGAAGCAGAAATGGTACCGCTGGAGCTTCATGATTTGTATGAAACCACTATTACGAAAAAAGGTTTGAAAGAAGGTAAATGGGATATTGCACACCTCAATACCGATTGGATTTATGATGCTGTACACGAAAAAGCGGTTTTGGATTTGTATTCTTTTATAGCAGCAAATCCACCGGAAAATTATCCTTACGGCTGGCATAAATCGCTTTTAAAATTGCAGCAACTGGATAACGGCACTTATGGACTTCCGTTTCATGATGGCCCGGAATGTCTGATTTACAGAAAGGATTTATTCGAAGACCAAAACGAGCAGGAAACTTTTAAAAAGCAGTATGGTTACGAACTTTCCACACCAAAAACATGGAAAGAGTTCGTAGAAATTGCTTCTTTCTTTAATCGGCCGGAAGAAAATCTTTACGGTTGCATTTTTGCCAATTATCCAGACGGACACAACATGGTTTTTGATTTCTGCCTGCAATTATGGACACGTGGCGGATCATTAATCAATCACAAAAATCAAATCAGCGTTCTCAGTAAAGCTGCAATTGAAGCATTGGATTTTTACAGAAAAATGGTGAACGATCCAACTGCTGTTCATCCAAAATCAAAAGAATTTGATTCGGTTCAGGCGGGTTTGGCTTTCGCCAAAGAGGAAGCTGCAATGGCTATTAACTGGTTCGGATTTGCTTCGATGGCACAAGTGATTGAGGAATCGAAAGTAAAGGGAAAAATTGATATCACTTCACTCCCTTCCGATCCGAATCATAAAACGGCTTCTTTGAATGTGTACTGGTTGTATACTATTGGCTCAGGAAGTAAACATAAAAAACTGGCTTACGATTTTTTACGTTTTGCAACAACTTCTGAAAGTGACAAATTATTAACAAAAGAAGGCGGTATTGGTTGTAGAAAGTCGACTTGGAAAGATGAAGAAATTAATGCTTTAATACCATTTTATCATAAACTGGAAATGCTACATGAAAATGCATTTACCCTTCCACAAACACCAATTTGGCCAAAAGTGTGTGAGTTTATTGATCATATGATTTTAAAAGCAATCAACAGCGACATTCCTTCAGCACAATTATTAGAAGAAACACATAATAATATTCAAAAAATAGAATAA
- a CDS encoding glycoside hydrolase family 88/105 protein, whose amino-acid sequence MLKISFLSKMIVLLIFVTAISNAQNTISTKLKWSERMALTLMQRYPKAYMLDDAPVAHISYVHGLVTYAFQELGKKKNDEKYAAYAKQYADELIDADGNIKTYKYESFNIDNIPTGRILFDIYEQTKDKRYLVAMQTLRKQLEEQPRTPSGGFWHKKIYPNQMWLDGLYMGEPFYAEYTVTFENGAKLDDVAHEFELIQQKATDAKTGLLYHAWDESKQMPWANKETGVSPNFWSRSMGWYVMGLVDVLDYFPKDHPKRNELILYLNNISNALVKFQDPSGLWYQVTDMGTREGNYLETSGTAMFAYAFAKGAKKGYLPKKFKKIAEKAFDGITSKFVKVYPNGEIEITNACAVAGLGGNPYRDGSYEYYINEKRKDNDPKVTGPFILAALELNK is encoded by the coding sequence ATGCTTAAAATTTCTTTTCTTTCCAAAATGATTGTCTTACTGATTTTTGTAACGGCAATTTCAAATGCTCAAAATACAATTTCCACTAAGCTGAAATGGTCAGAAAGAATGGCATTAACCTTAATGCAGCGTTACCCGAAAGCCTATATGCTTGATGATGCTCCTGTAGCACACATCAGTTATGTTCATGGTTTGGTTACTTATGCTTTTCAGGAATTAGGCAAGAAAAAAAATGATGAAAAATACGCGGCTTACGCTAAACAATATGCTGATGAATTGATAGATGCCGATGGAAATATTAAGACTTATAAGTATGAGTCTTTTAATATTGATAACATACCTACAGGACGAATTTTGTTCGACATTTATGAGCAAACTAAAGACAAAAGATATTTAGTTGCGATGCAGACTTTGCGTAAACAATTAGAAGAACAGCCTCGTACCCCAAGTGGTGGTTTTTGGCACAAAAAAATATATCCCAACCAAATGTGGCTGGATGGCTTGTATATGGGAGAACCATTTTATGCAGAATATACCGTTACGTTCGAAAATGGAGCTAAGTTAGATGATGTTGCTCATGAATTTGAATTGATTCAGCAAAAGGCAACAGATGCAAAGACAGGATTGTTATATCATGCCTGGGATGAGAGTAAACAAATGCCATGGGCAAACAAAGAAACTGGTGTTTCACCTAATTTTTGGTCCCGCTCAATGGGATGGTATGTGATGGGATTGGTAGATGTTCTGGATTATTTTCCTAAAGATCATCCAAAACGAAATGAACTGATTTTGTATTTGAATAACATTTCTAACGCATTAGTGAAATTTCAGGATCCGTCAGGATTATGGTATCAGGTTACTGATATGGGAACAAGAGAAGGTAATTATTTAGAAACTTCTGGTACGGCTATGTTTGCTTATGCTTTTGCGAAGGGAGCAAAAAAAGGATATCTGCCTAAAAAATTCAAAAAAATTGCTGAAAAGGCCTTTGATGGTATTACTTCAAAATTTGTTAAAGTATATCCAAACGGAGAAATTGAAATTACGAATGCCTGTGCTGTTGCTGGTTTAGGAGGAAATCCATATCGTGATGGTTCATATGAATATTATATTAATGAAAAAAGAAAAGATAATGATCCTAAAGTAACCGGACCTTTTATTCTGGCTGCTTTAGAACTAAATAAATAA
- a CDS encoding CaiB/BaiF CoA transferase family protein encodes MKPLENYLIVDFSQFLSGPSASLRLADLGARVIKIEKPGTGDICRTLYTSDLIMNGESSVFHTINRNKESFAIDFKQPEELEKLKKLLTKADVVMHNFRPGVMERVGLSYDEVKEINPNIIYAEISGYGTKSKLKDLPGQDLLLQSLTALTWLSGNQEDGPVPMGLSIVDMLAGAHLAQGILAALYRKATHSIGAKVQVSMLESAFDFQFETITTYFNDGGELPLRTKSNNAHAYLGAPYGIYKTENGYLALAMGSIPVLASLLKCDELLQFPENKFELRDEIKNILASHLQTQETQHWLDILEPADIWCAKVLNYKQLFAEEGFQVLNFVQRVEMLDSYTYKTTRCPIRIDGEIFTSGKGSPKLGQDNEQIIKEFIEL; translated from the coding sequence ATGAAACCATTAGAAAATTATTTAATAGTAGATTTTAGCCAGTTTCTTTCTGGCCCTTCAGCAAGTTTGCGATTGGCCGATTTAGGTGCGCGTGTTATAAAAATTGAGAAACCGGGAACCGGAGATATCTGCAGAACCTTATATACTTCTGATTTAATTATGAACGGCGAATCTTCCGTTTTTCATACCATCAACAGAAACAAAGAATCATTCGCTATAGATTTCAAACAACCGGAAGAACTCGAAAAATTAAAAAAATTATTGACCAAAGCCGATGTTGTCATGCACAATTTCAGACCCGGCGTAATGGAACGAGTAGGTTTGAGTTATGATGAAGTGAAAGAAATCAATCCCAATATCATTTATGCAGAAATTTCAGGCTACGGTACAAAATCCAAACTAAAAGATTTACCCGGACAGGATTTATTACTGCAATCGCTGACAGCCTTAACCTGGTTAAGTGGAAATCAGGAGGATGGACCCGTACCAATGGGATTATCAATTGTGGATATGTTGGCGGGAGCACATCTGGCACAAGGAATTTTAGCTGCTTTATACAGAAAAGCAACCCATAGTATTGGGGCAAAAGTTCAGGTAAGTATGCTGGAATCGGCTTTTGATTTTCAGTTTGAAACCATTACAACTTATTTTAACGACGGTGGTGAATTGCCTCTCCGAACAAAATCCAATAATGCACACGCTTATTTAGGCGCACCTTACGGAATTTACAAAACCGAAAATGGCTATCTGGCTTTGGCGATGGGATCAATTCCAGTTTTGGCTTCGCTTTTAAAATGTGATGAATTATTGCAATTTCCTGAAAATAAATTTGAATTGAGGGATGAAATCAAAAACATTCTGGCTTCTCATTTGCAAACTCAGGAAACGCAACACTGGCTGGATATTTTGGAGCCCGCTGATATTTGGTGTGCCAAAGTCCTGAACTATAAACAGCTTTTTGCAGAAGAGGGTTTTCAGGTTCTGAATTTCGTACAGCGAGTTGAAATGCTGGACAGCTACACTTATAAAACAACCCGATGTCCTATTAGAATTGACGGAGAAATTTTTACATCAGGTAAAGGTTCTCCAAAATTAGGACAGGACAACGAGCAAATTATTAAGGAATTTATAGAATTGTAA